The Formosa sp. Hel1_33_131 genome window below encodes:
- a CDS encoding DUF6090 family protein: MTKILRKARQKLVSENKVSNYIIYAIGEIILLVIGILIALQINNINEKNKTEEREQEYLISIKNELTNNLKIIELEKKKLTLSLEGQRNLVRLINREFHLLDEKKLSHLLNQAFSNEIVLNYENGVFTELLNSGGIIDISSKKIKNKISSWDGIMTNVRREEQEFHSIRQAIKNCILEHGDIRTLMDDEGLSEWAKAITSKKNNSNKLLLKSQHFENLLIIYLVTGSTLHEEIYVELEKNIHVLLEMVEKDLR; the protein is encoded by the coding sequence ATGACTAAAATTCTTAGAAAAGCACGACAAAAACTGGTCTCTGAAAATAAAGTTTCAAACTATATTATTTATGCGATAGGAGAAATTATATTACTTGTAATTGGTATATTAATTGCCCTACAAATAAATAATATAAATGAAAAAAACAAAACAGAGGAAAGGGAACAAGAATATTTGATTTCAATTAAAAATGAACTCACGAATAATCTCAAAATCATTGAGCTGGAAAAGAAAAAATTGACCCTTTCTTTAGAAGGGCAAAGAAATCTTGTTAGGTTAATTAATAGAGAATTTCATCTGTTGGATGAAAAAAAACTTTCTCATTTATTGAATCAAGCATTTTCTAACGAGATTGTATTGAATTACGAAAATGGAGTGTTTACTGAATTATTAAACTCCGGCGGGATCATCGATATTTCAAGTAAAAAAATAAAAAATAAAATTTCATCTTGGGATGGAATTATGACGAATGTAAGGAGGGAAGAACAGGAATTTCACTCCATAAGGCAAGCAATTAAAAATTGTATTCTAGAACATGGTGACATCAGGACTTTAATGGATGACGAAGGACTCTCAGAATGGGCAAAAGCTATTACGTCTAAAAAAAACAACAGCAACAAATTACTTTTAAAATCTCAACATTTTGAAAATTTGTTGATCATATATTTAGTAACTGGAAGCACACTCCATGAGGAAATTTACGTTGAATTGGAAAAAAATATTCACGTATTGTTAGAAATGGTTGAGAAAGACTTGAGATAA
- a CDS encoding type 1 glutamine amidotransferase domain-containing protein, whose amino-acid sequence MKLPHKSNVSRKAYNLKGYKAVIITTSQATLDKIDQKTATLLKVGKPTGVYASEMTEAYYTFLDAQMEVDISSIKGGKIPIEKLSLQPLVRTKEDRRFLKDPVFQEKVSHSKSISEINIEDYDIVFLSGGWGAAYDFAQSDKLGFIISQAYASKTVLGAVCHGALGFIGATKPDGSALVENVNITAVTNKQLKELMVGNTPKHPETELKNANANYEYKSGLIDMFKSHIVVDKKHLIVTGQNQKGGIEAAQSALVLLKQKISRKAND is encoded by the coding sequence ATGAAATTACCACACAAATCGAATGTGAGTAGAAAAGCGTATAACTTAAAAGGTTATAAAGCGGTCATCATCACAACAAGCCAAGCCACACTAGATAAGATTGACCAAAAAACCGCTACATTATTAAAGGTAGGAAAGCCCACTGGCGTGTATGCCTCAGAAATGACCGAGGCTTATTATACATTTTTAGACGCCCAGATGGAGGTGGACATTTCAAGTATAAAAGGAGGCAAAATACCGATAGAAAAACTATCCCTACAACCCCTCGTCCGCACCAAAGAAGACCGTCGGTTTTTGAAAGACCCTGTGTTTCAGGAAAAGGTGAGCCATTCAAAATCTATTTCGGAGATCAATATAGAGGATTATGATATTGTGTTTTTATCGGGAGGTTGGGGTGCCGCTTATGACTTTGCACAATCTGATAAATTAGGATTTATCATTAGTCAAGCTTACGCCTCCAAAACAGTCTTAGGAGCCGTTTGTCATGGAGCATTGGGTTTTATTGGCGCCACAAAACCAGATGGGTCTGCGCTGGTTGAAAATGTAAACATCACAGCAGTGACAAATAAACAATTAAAAGAACTAATGGTCGGAAATACACCAAAACACCCTGAAACAGAATTGAAAAATGCAAATGCAAACTATGAATATAAAAGTGGGCTGATTGATATGTTCAAAAGTCACATCGTCGTCGATAAAAAGCATCTCATTGTAACAGGACAAAATCAAAAAGGAGGTATCGAAGCGGCGCAAAGTGCCTTGGTTTTATTAAAACAAAAAATATCTAGAAAAGCAAATGACTAA
- a CDS encoding glycoside hydrolase family 113, with the protein MKRKNVKQSQFRTLLQIAIAGFLIVFSIGFISSSDQSNDKQKGAHVFGSLNATNLQPFVKNNYNWITIVPYSGQKNEDSPNLVYHRGNRLELDRRDSVWSHQIQVAHALGLKVFLKPHIWMHNPSEGKWRSDIFPTNEDNWDLWQKNYRKFILFYAKIAKKNNVELFCIGTELSRLTAEKSEFWETLIKDIRHIYSGKLTYAANWRNEFEKITFWKDLDYIGIQAYFPLTKNTYPSVEQISEGWQKHLLSIEQVHKKYNRKILFTEMGYKSTADSAIKPWEWIENYSNPKDLVSYETQANCYKAFFSQVWDKDWFEGVHIWQLRSDYSESDSTLNLDFTPQGKLAEGVISKGFE; encoded by the coding sequence ATGAAACGCAAAAACGTAAAACAATCACAATTTAGAACCCTTTTGCAAATCGCAATCGCAGGGTTTTTAATAGTGTTTTCAATCGGTTTCATTTCCAGCTCAGATCAGTCCAATGACAAACAAAAAGGGGCGCATGTGTTTGGGTCTCTTAATGCTACAAACTTACAGCCTTTTGTGAAAAATAATTACAATTGGATTACGATAGTTCCGTACAGTGGACAAAAAAACGAGGACAGTCCTAATCTCGTTTATCATAGAGGAAACCGTTTGGAACTCGATCGTAGAGATTCGGTTTGGAGTCATCAAATACAGGTTGCACATGCACTGGGGTTAAAGGTGTTTCTGAAACCCCACATTTGGATGCACAACCCCTCGGAAGGAAAATGGCGTTCTGATATTTTTCCAACCAATGAAGACAATTGGGATTTGTGGCAAAAGAATTATCGAAAGTTTATATTATTCTATGCTAAAATTGCTAAAAAAAACAATGTCGAATTGTTTTGTATTGGGACAGAATTGTCACGCTTAACCGCAGAGAAATCTGAATTTTGGGAGACTCTTATAAAAGATATCAGACACATATATTCTGGCAAACTCACCTATGCTGCTAACTGGAGAAACGAGTTTGAAAAAATTACGTTTTGGAAAGACTTAGATTACATCGGAATTCAAGCGTATTTTCCATTGACAAAAAACACCTATCCGAGTGTGGAACAAATCTCTGAAGGATGGCAAAAACACCTCCTTTCTATAGAACAGGTTCATAAAAAATACAATCGAAAGATTCTCTTTACAGAGATGGGGTATAAAAGTACTGCGGACAGTGCCATAAAACCATGGGAGTGGATAGAAAATTATTCCAACCCTAAAGACCTCGTTTCTTATGAGACACAAGCCAATTGCTACAAAGCATTTTTTAGTCAAGTTTGGGACAAAGACTGGTTTGAAGGCGTCCATATTTGGCAATTAAGAAGTGATTATTCAGAGAGTGATAGTACTCTGAATTTAGATTTTACACCCCAAGGAAAACTCGCAGAAGGGGTGATTTCAAAAGGCTTTGAATAG
- a CDS encoding inorganic phosphate transporter: protein MILIILFIAACFLAYSNGANDNFKGVATLFGSGTTNYKKAIAWATVTTFAGSIAAIFLAGKLVKNFSGKGLVPDTLIQSPEFAISIALGAALTVFIATKIGMPISTTHALVGALFGSGLVAVGTAFNFAKLGSTFLMPLIVSPLMAAILSLLAYLLFRKLRVALGVTKQSCICIGSEKIPVVKTVNTNEFLTVGSEPQKTIKILNEKECMETYSGEFIGINSQKMLDFAHYISAGIVSFARGLNDTPKIVGLLIVINTLDIKWGMSAVAITMALGGLLNAKKVGELMSKKITPMNSGQGFTANLITGLLVTTASIHGLPVSTTHVSVGSIFGIGTVTKKADFKVVKNILLSWLLTLPIAAILSATVYWILLNS from the coding sequence ATGATTTTAATTATTCTTTTTATAGCCGCTTGTTTTCTGGCTTATAGCAATGGTGCAAATGACAACTTTAAAGGCGTTGCAACCTTGTTTGGCAGTGGTACAACTAATTATAAAAAGGCAATAGCTTGGGCAACAGTCACCACTTTTGCTGGGTCGATTGCAGCTATTTTTTTAGCAGGCAAACTTGTTAAGAATTTCTCTGGGAAAGGATTGGTTCCAGACACTTTAATTCAATCTCCTGAATTTGCGATTTCAATCGCTTTAGGAGCCGCTCTAACAGTGTTTATCGCTACAAAAATTGGAATGCCTATCTCAACAACGCACGCATTGGTAGGCGCTTTGTTTGGCAGTGGTTTGGTTGCCGTAGGAACCGCATTTAATTTTGCTAAATTAGGGAGTACGTTTTTAATGCCTTTAATTGTCAGTCCACTTATGGCGGCAATACTAAGCTTATTAGCCTACCTTCTTTTTCGGAAACTAAGAGTTGCGCTAGGCGTCACCAAACAGAGCTGCATTTGTATTGGATCCGAAAAAATTCCCGTTGTAAAAACTGTAAATACAAATGAGTTCTTGACTGTAGGGTCAGAGCCTCAAAAGACTATAAAAATCTTGAATGAAAAGGAATGCATGGAAACTTACAGTGGGGAATTCATTGGGATAAATTCGCAAAAAATGTTAGACTTCGCACATTACATAAGTGCAGGAATTGTAAGTTTTGCTAGAGGATTAAATGACACTCCAAAGATTGTGGGACTCCTCATCGTCATAAACACCTTAGATATTAAATGGGGAATGAGTGCTGTTGCAATTACCATGGCGCTAGGCGGATTATTAAACGCCAAAAAAGTAGGAGAACTCATGAGTAAAAAGATCACTCCAATGAATAGTGGACAAGGATTTACAGCCAATTTGATTACGGGGCTGTTGGTCACGACTGCCAGTATTCACGGACTGCCCGTTTCAACAACACACGTATCTGTAGGCTCCATTTTTGGCATAGGAACTGTGACAAAAAAAGCAGACTTTAAAGTGGTGAAAAACATTCTATTATCATGGTTGTTAACGTTGCCAATTGCAGCCATTTTGAGTGCCACTGTTTACTGGATTCTTTTGAACTCCTAA
- a CDS encoding diphthine--ammonia ligase: protein MTQKLKTYFNWSSGKDASLAFYHMQREGIYSIERLLTSINAHHDRVTMHGLRRELLEQQIKSIGIPVTTVELPEEPSMEDYNQIMSCTVMKLKSDGYSDCGFGDIYLEDLRIFREEKLKPFGIRCHFPLWKRDTKTIINEFIKLGFKAIVICIKSDLLDKSFVGREIDEDFINDLPKNVDPCGENGEFHTFCYDGPIFKKPIKFNIGDKILREYKAPKQDDQLTDNGTIGFWFCDLLPIAE from the coding sequence ATGACTCAAAAGCTAAAAACATATTTTAATTGGAGCTCTGGAAAAGATGCCTCTTTGGCATTTTATCACATGCAAAGGGAAGGAATCTATTCGATTGAAAGATTACTTACCTCTATAAATGCGCATCATGATCGAGTGACCATGCATGGACTCCGACGGGAATTATTGGAGCAACAAATTAAATCTATTGGAATTCCTGTAACAACTGTTGAACTGCCAGAAGAACCTTCAATGGAAGATTATAACCAGATCATGAGTTGTACGGTCATGAAATTAAAATCTGACGGGTATTCCGATTGCGGTTTTGGCGATATCTATTTGGAAGATCTTAGAATTTTTAGGGAGGAAAAATTAAAACCGTTTGGCATTCGCTGTCATTTCCCTCTTTGGAAAAGAGATACAAAAACAATAATCAATGAATTCATAAAACTTGGTTTCAAGGCTATTGTCATTTGTATTAAATCTGATTTGTTAGACAAGTCATTCGTAGGAAGAGAAATCGACGAAGATTTCATAAACGACCTACCTAAAAACGTTGATCCCTGTGGTGAAAATGGGGAGTTTCATACATTTTGTTATGACGGACCAATTTTCAAAAAACCAATAAAATTTAATATAGGTGATAAAATTCTCAGAGAATATAAAGCACCTAAACAAGATGATCAGCTTACTGATAATGGCACAATTGGGTTCTGGTTTTGTGACTTATTACCCATCGCAGAATAG
- a CDS encoding YARHG domain-containing protein produces MKPFAVLLFISNLAFAQYWEGQKINESSISPWVPKFEIAYEGTYHFGEGKSESDLNLFFCGDNLIGQVKSTYWEKNTGTRKFHFKNLKTIKIDKTGKITSDQHTGQFVIYTDKNGKSHKSLKIDNPWSSSVDGREFEIGRRKKMTFENSYPGKYKTASFKKLEVSKIEKMSTKKLMLMKNEIYARYGYIFMEDAKMDTYFKKQSWYQAQHENVDEFLTKIEFYNIRLIDEIK; encoded by the coding sequence GTGAAACCATTTGCAGTCCTCTTATTTATTTCCAATTTGGCTTTTGCACAATATTGGGAAGGACAAAAAATTAATGAATCTAGCATATCCCCCTGGGTTCCAAAATTTGAAATTGCATATGAAGGAACCTATCATTTTGGAGAAGGAAAAAGTGAATCTGACTTAAATTTATTCTTTTGTGGCGACAACTTGATAGGTCAAGTAAAGAGTACCTACTGGGAAAAAAACACAGGAACTCGGAAATTCCATTTTAAAAACTTGAAAACCATTAAAATTGACAAGACAGGGAAAATCACTAGCGACCAACATACTGGACAATTTGTAATCTATACCGATAAGAATGGAAAGTCTCACAAAAGCTTAAAAATTGACAATCCTTGGTCGAGTTCAGTTGATGGTCGTGAATTTGAAATTGGAAGGCGGAAAAAAATGACATTTGAAAACAGCTATCCTGGAAAGTACAAAACAGCCTCATTTAAAAAATTAGAAGTTAGCAAAATAGAAAAAATGAGCACTAAGAAATTGATGCTAATGAAAAATGAAATATATGCACGGTATGGCTATATTTTTATGGAAGATGCTAAAATGGATACGTATTTTAAAAAACAATCATGGTACCAAGCGCAACATGAAAATGTAGATGAATTTCTAACTAAAATTGAGTTCTATAACATCCGATTAATTGATGAAATTAAATAA